The genomic DNA CCGACTGTAACCGGTGGCAAGAGCTTCTTGTACTTTACCACCGGAATAGTCGGTTTCTCGGTCTTGCTGCTCCTCTACGAGGCACTGTCCGGGATTTCGCTGACCGCGTGAGTGTTTGCGCTGCGCACCATTTGGCCAAAGGGTCTTCGCGGCGGTCGTTAGCTCTTGGTCTCCTCTGGATCTTAATGGGGTTGGCCGTCGCTACAGGCACTATTTTTAAGCCTGTAACCGGGCGCTCATGGTCATGGGACCTGACGAAGGGCTCAGCTTTGCAAATCGAAACGACATAGCCGCGTACTTCGTGATCCGGGATGGCGAATAACTACTCGACCGGTACACACTGGCATTCGCACCGTGCGTCGAAGGGTAGGCCTGACTGGCCGGCGCAAGACGTTCGGCAAGCGACCCCTCGCCGAGGTACGTCCCTCCAGGTGAAGCCCGCAGGGCCAACCCCGATGGTCACCGGGCGGCCCTGGAGCGAATTTGAGCATTCGACTCGCTCCCTGGGCCGCCGGTAGGCCGCCTTCAGAACAGCTCGGGCACGCTGTGCGTGAACAGCACGTGATCCGGGATGTCCGGGCCGCGCTTGCGGCGCTTGGGCAGGGGCGGCAACTCGAAGGGCACCTTTTTGTAGGGGATCTGACTCAGCAGGTGGGAAATGCAGTTCAAGCGCGCCGAGCGCTTGTCGTCTGCCGCAACCTTGTACCAGGGCGCGTAGTCCGTGTCGGTCGCTTTAATCATGACGTCGTAGGCCTTGGTGTAGTCCCACCACCTGGCCCAGGATTCGAGGTCCATGGGACTCAGCTTCCAGTGCTTGCGCGGATCCGTGGCGCGGGACTTGAAGCGCTCTTCCTGGACCTCCTGGCTGACGTCAAAGAAGTACTTAATCAGGATGATGCCGTCCTCGATGATCTCCCGCTCGAACATGGGAGCAATGCGCAAAAAGCGTTCGTACTGATCGTCGGTGCAGAAGCCCATGACCCGCTCCACGCCGGCACGGTTGTACCAACTGCGGTCGAAGAGAGCGATCTCGCCAGCGGCGGGGAAGTGCGGCAGGTAGCGCTGCATATAGAGCTGGCTCTTTTCGCGCTCGGTCGGCGCCGGCAGGGCGACGACTCGAAAGACCCGGGGGCTGACCCGTTCGGTAATCCGCTTGATGACCCCGCCCTTGCCGGCCGCATCGCGGCCCTCGAACACGACGACGACCCGCAAGCCTTGCTTCACGACCCAGGACTGGAGCTTGCAGAGCTCGACCTGCAGACTCTCGAGCTCCTTGTCGAACTCCTTGGCGGATATCCTCTTCTTCGGCGCCTCGGACCCGGCCTCCGCCGTCTGCTCTTTGGTCTTCTTCTCTTTGCTCTTCTTTTTCGCCATGCTTCCACTTCCCCTTGGATCTGCCTGAAATTGTTCCATAACCCTCGCGGCAGGACCGAGTTCCTATTTCCGGAAATCCGGAATTTCCGGACCCCCCTGCGCCGCCGAGCCGAGAATAGACCGGCAGCACTATTCGGTGTCAAAAGATTTCCATTCCTCCCTTGATCCAGATCATGCCCCGATCCTCTTGCCGGGGGTGTATGTTGCATTGCAACAGAAGCGCCGCCCCACAACCTCTTCCAACCATAGGAACCAAACACATCGATTGTCCATAGATCCGGGATCGCCCGCGATGCTGACTTCGCCGCCGGATCGTCTCATTCTTCTTCGCTCGCGAGTTCTCGGAATAGATAGTCGTACGTCTCGGCGAGTTCCTTGTTGTACTCCTTGGTGCGTGGACTCGCGTCTTTGGCCTTCCAGTCCTCGGACAGTTCCCCGAGAGCCACCCGAAGCTGCCACTTGTGTTCGAATCGCCGACCGGCCAGGGCTTCAACGGCCTTCAGTCTTGTTGGCCCCAGGTAATTTCGATCCAACTCGGCAAGACCTTCCGGGGTGACCGCCATTGCATAGATCTCGGCCGAGGCGATCACCTGCTTTTCGTCCTCTGCCGAGAGCTTCGCGCGTTCGCGCAGCGCGTCCCTGAAGGCGGTCGCGGAGACAAGCTCCTGCCCGCGCAAGTCCTCGAACGGCTTGGTCGCGAGTCCAGCACCCGCGAGACGTTCGATCACGGCGTCGGAGAGCTGATAGCGGATCGCCTTATAGACTTGCTGCTGAAAGACGTTCTGTAGAAAGAAGAGAAAGAAGAAGCTGATCGCAGCGGCGATGATTGGCGTCATGACCCAGCCAGAGCCGATGTTCGCCAAGACGCGCCATTTGATCTGCCGGGCCCCTGCCAGGCCATAGGTCAAGCCGATCCCAATCACAGCGCCGATCACCGCCTGCGAGCTCGACACCGGGATCAAGGGATAGGGCGGAAAACCGAGGCTGACAACGAAACTCAACAGCTCGTTGGAAGAGAAGATGAACAGCACGAGCGACTGGGCCATCACCACGACCCAGGCGCCGACCGGGTCGACCGGCATGATGCTGTCGCCCACCGTCATCATGACTGGCTTGGAATAGAACACGCCGACGGCGATCGCGAGGCCGCCGATCAAGAACAGCTGTTGGATCGACGTGAGCGTGAAGAGACCTCCGACATCCACGTCCTCGAAGGGCGAGGAGGACACGAAGACCCCCATCACGTTTCCGATGTTATTCGCACCGAGGCTGTAAGCTCCGAAGGCCCCGGTCAGCAGCAGTGCCATGCGAGTCAGGACATCCAAGCGAACCATGTGGATCTTTGCCCACCGCAATAGCGCAACCGTGGCCTTGTAGAGCAGTGCCGCGAAGATCGCGCCAAGTATCGGGCAAATGACCCAGGTCCCGACGATCTTCGTGAGGCTCTGCATGTCGGTGAGAAAGCCGCCGAAGAGATTCCAGCCTATGATGCCGCCGACCACGGCCTGCGTGGTCGACACCGGCAGGCCGAGCTTGGTCATGCCGTAGACCGTTACCGCCGCAGAGAGCGCCACCATGAAAGAGCCGGCCAGCGCGTTTACCGCGCCCAGTTTGCCCAGTCCATGGGCCGCCCCTGCACCGCCGATCACGGCGCCCAAGACGACGAAGACCGCGCATATCACCGCCGCCGTTAGGAAGGTGATCATCCGGCTCCCAACGGCGGTCCCGAAGATGTTAGCCGCGTCGTTTGAGCCAAGCGACCATCCCAGGAACAAACCACTGGAAAGGAAAAGAAAAACGACGATTTCCATGATCTAACCCCACACCGTCAGCTCACCCCGACCAAGAGATAAGGCGCGCGGTTCAAAGCGATCGCTTTACGGCGAAAATCGCCATGCGGTCTCCGACATCGTTAGCCTTCGAAGCAATCTGGCGGAAACTTACGATCCAGTCGCCCAGTTGCCGCTTTCTCTCCAACGGCAGGTCCGAGTCAAACACGCGAACCCCCAGTTGCAGGCTAAGGGTCGTCGCCTCTTCCTCGTAAAAGCCGATCTTTTGAGTGTGATTCCTTACGGCGCGCGGATCCTTGAAATAGGTGCGAGCGCCTTCCACCATGGCCTCTACTGACTTCACAACGTTGGCGACGATAATCTTGGTGTCGTCGTTCACATCCTTCGGAACTTCCGGACGCTCGATCGCGAGCCCGACAACGAGGCGAACACAGTCGTCCAGCACGTTGTCGATCTCGTCCAAGAGGGTGAGTATGTCGCCCCTCGTATCGGGCATAAGCATTTGTGTGTACATTACGTTTGCAATTTCCCGACGGAGCTCATCCGCGCGTGACTCTATTTCACGAATTTGCTTAA from Kiloniellales bacterium includes the following:
- a CDS encoding DUF47 family protein, which produces MVNVLPFQRTSLLISGIDDYLDRVADSMLVLEQTLMHYVDQGADEHLEQRLKQIREIESRADELRREIANVMYTQMLMPDTRGDILTLLDEIDNVLDDCVRLVVGLAIERPEVPKDVNDDTKIIVANVVKSVEAMVEGARTYFKDPRAVRNHTQKIGFYEEEATTLSLQLGVRVFDSDLPLERKRQLGDWIVSFRQIASKANDVGDRMAIFAVKRSL
- a CDS encoding inorganic phosphate transporter, yielding MEIVVFLFLSSGLFLGWSLGSNDAANIFGTAVGSRMITFLTAAVICAVFVVLGAVIGGAGAAHGLGKLGAVNALAGSFMVALSAAVTVYGMTKLGLPVSTTQAVVGGIIGWNLFGGFLTDMQSLTKIVGTWVICPILGAIFAALLYKATVALLRWAKIHMVRLDVLTRMALLLTGAFGAYSLGANNIGNVMGVFVSSSPFEDVDVGGLFTLTSIQQLFLIGGLAIAVGVFYSKPVMMTVGDSIMPVDPVGAWVVVMAQSLVLFIFSSNELLSFVVSLGFPPYPLIPVSSSQAVIGAVIGIGLTYGLAGARQIKWRVLANIGSGWVMTPIIAAAISFFFLFFLQNVFQQQVYKAIRYQLSDAVIERLAGAGLATKPFEDLRGQELVSATAFRDALRERAKLSAEDEKQVIASAEIYAMAVTPEGLAELDRNYLGPTRLKAVEALAGRRFEHKWQLRVALGELSEDWKAKDASPRTKEYNKELAETYDYLFRELASEEE
- the ppk2 gene encoding polyphosphate kinase 2 is translated as MAKKKSKEKKTKEQTAEAGSEAPKKRISAKEFDKELESLQVELCKLQSWVVKQGLRVVVVFEGRDAAGKGGVIKRITERVSPRVFRVVALPAPTEREKSQLYMQRYLPHFPAAGEIALFDRSWYNRAGVERVMGFCTDDQYERFLRIAPMFEREIIEDGIILIKYFFDVSQEVQEERFKSRATDPRKHWKLSPMDLESWARWWDYTKAYDVMIKATDTDYAPWYKVAADDKRSARLNCISHLLSQIPYKKVPFELPPLPKRRKRGPDIPDHVLFTHSVPELF